The DNA region acaggaatacatttatattaaataatataaatctatttctgtcggttatcaCCGACAAGATTGGTGTTTGTTCTGGCCAGCCCttcagccctttggcccttttagATTCCATGAGGCCCTCTCATATTCCActagccctctggcctagccttcggttggagattaTTTTTGAGTTATTTTCGACCCTttagacccttcggttggagatggcctaataaGTCCTATGGAACCAAATGCGTGCAGTTGCAGTTGCACCCCACAACAACACACCAAAACCGAAGAGTTGTATTGCAGTGCAGTATAGTGTTTTTTGTTACAACAAAAACCCTTCCAATATTATGCTCTCTTTTCTCAGACAGAAACGCATGAAACGCATGAAACTATTCCAATATTAAATGCAAAATTTTGACGCCAAATAGAGCGTCACGCATGTCGGAAACGAGTGCCCGTACCCCAGCTGCCTTAAATGCCGacaatttattttttcctaTGTAATGCCGTGTCCTGACACGTCCGATATATACAACACAAACGCACCTCTCTCCCCCGTACGCGACACACCACGCGCCACCACCTTGCTTCCTGCTGGAACGTGTCCAACACCACCTCAGCGCGTGCGACACTttatcttttgctttttcttttttcatttctcatatgtttgtttttatttatagaGTATATTGCCTCATTCGGACTtctaaaaatgatgaaaaaagaTTTTTTAGAAACAACttttagtaaaaatgtaaataaatttaaaaaaacatttgaagtgCACTTGTATCAAGCACAAGTTATGTTGTTTTTGCAAAAAAAACTTTAATCACTTTCGccattcaaaaatatttttttataaatcgctttcaattattttgaattatttttaaaCGAGTTCTATCTGGAATTAGAGTAGTCTGTCTGACAATCCTCCACAGCTCTCTGAACAAGCGCGGTGAAAAAACGGAGGGTGAAAGGTGAAAGTGACCGGTTCAACCGGGAGTAGTCGGTTGGGATTGAGAAAATGGGAAAGTATATGAAGGACTTACAGGGAAGACAAGCTATTTTGCTTGCAGGGAGAGAGGTGGTGAGGGGAGTGAGACAATACACAGAATTTACAcctgacacacacacacacacacactctctctctctctctctctctctctctctctctctctctctctctctctctctctctctctctctctttatcttcttctttctgggttgaTACTCTTTTATTACTTAGTGgggtttttctgtttttctctgATTTTAATCAATTGATTAATTGGGATGGAGTTTAACGATCAAGAGGACCAcgaagaggagatggagatgaCGGCGAATTACGACTCGCTTGGAAACTCCGCCGGAGGCCGAGTCAAAATGTCGAGTTCTGGACCAGATGGTTTGGCGCTGGCAGCAGCAGCTGCGGCGGCGactcagcagcagcagcaaccgaGGAAGGTTGTGAGGTACAGAGAGTGCTTAAAGAACCACGCGGTGGGGATTGGAGGCCACGCGCTGGACGGGTGCTGCAAGTTCTTGGCGGCCGGCCCCGAGGGCACGCTCGACGCGCTCAAGTGCGCCGCCTGCAACTGCCACCGCAACTTTCACCGAAAGGAGGGTGACCCGCCCGGACACGGTCTCGGAGTCATAACCGACGCGTGCGGGCAACTGGTACCGCACCACGGGCAGCAACACCACCCCCAGTTCTCGCCGTACTACCGGACTCCAGCTGGGTTTCTACACGTGGCGGCGCACCAC from Malus domestica chromosome 01, GDT2T_hap1 includes:
- the LOC103448205 gene encoding zinc-finger homeodomain protein 1-like isoform X1; this encodes MEFNDQEDHEEEMEMTANYDSLGNSAGGRVKMSSSGPDGLALAAAAAAATQQQQQPRKVVRYRECLKNHAVGIGGHALDGCCKFLAAGPEGTLDALKCAACNCHRNFHRKEGDPPGHGLGVITDACGQLVPHHGQQHHPQFSPYYRTPAGFLHVAAHHRLLALPSTSGGGGTHSGGQEQDDDVSNPSGGGGGGSGGLGMGMGMHGTASSGKKRFRTKFSQEQKERMLSLAERLGWRIQKQDEPAVQQFCNETGVNRHVLKVWMHNNKHTLECQMTMNPLMQFALHNLFV
- the LOC103448205 gene encoding zinc-finger homeodomain protein 1-like isoform X2, with product MEFNDQEDHEEEMEMTANYDSLGNSAGGRVKMSSSGPDGLALAAAAAAATQQQQQPRKVVRYRECLKNHAVGIGGHALDGCCKFLAAGPEGTLDALKCAACNCHRNFHRKEGDPPGHGLGVITDACGQLVPHHGQQHHPQFSPYYRTPAGFLHVAAHHRLLALPSTSGGGGTHSGGQEQDDDVSNPSGGGGGGSGGLGMGMGMHGTASSGKKRFRTKFSQEQKERMLSLAERLGWRIQKQDEPAVQQFCNETGVNRHVLKVWMHNNKHTLD